In Nocardioides sp. JQ2195, a genomic segment contains:
- a CDS encoding acyl-CoA dehydrogenase family protein gives MGRLCETENLTDIQEEILKTVRQFVDAKIIPVAQELEHADEYPTEIIEGLKELGIFGLTIPEEFGGLGESLLTYALVVEEIARGWMSVSGVINTHFIVAYLLMNHGTEEQKQKYLPRMATGEVRGAFSMSEPSLGSDVSAVSTKATVTKTGQDDAPLEYSITGQKMWLTNGGTSTLVALLTKTDEGADSVYKNMTTFLVEKEAGFGETAQGVTVPGKLEKMGYKGVETTELILEGHQIAADQILGGDPGKGFFQMMDGVEVGRVNVAARACGLAWRGFELGIAYAQQRKTFGKVIADHQAVLFRLADMATKVETAHTMMVRAARLKDTGRRMDVEAGMAKMVASEYANEVVEDSFRIHGGYGYSKEYEIERLMREVKFMLIGEGTSDIQKMIIGRSLLKDYKLKG, from the coding sequence ATGGGACGGCTCTGCGAGACCGAGAACCTCACCGACATCCAGGAAGAGATTCTCAAGACGGTTCGCCAGTTCGTCGACGCGAAGATCATCCCGGTTGCCCAGGAGCTCGAGCACGCCGACGAGTATCCGACCGAGATCATCGAGGGCCTCAAGGAGCTCGGCATCTTCGGCCTGACGATCCCCGAGGAGTTCGGCGGCCTGGGTGAGTCCCTGCTGACCTACGCACTGGTCGTCGAGGAGATCGCTCGTGGCTGGATGAGCGTGTCGGGTGTCATCAACACCCACTTCATCGTGGCCTACCTGCTGATGAACCACGGCACCGAGGAGCAGAAGCAGAAGTACCTGCCGAGAATGGCGACCGGCGAGGTGCGCGGCGCATTCTCGATGTCCGAGCCGAGTCTCGGCTCCGACGTCTCCGCGGTCTCCACCAAGGCGACAGTGACGAAGACGGGGCAGGACGACGCACCGCTCGAATACTCGATCACCGGCCAGAAGATGTGGCTGACCAACGGCGGCACGTCGACGCTGGTGGCCCTGCTGACCAAGACCGACGAGGGCGCGGACAGCGTCTACAAGAACATGACCACGTTCCTGGTGGAGAAGGAAGCCGGCTTCGGCGAGACCGCCCAGGGAGTCACGGTCCCGGGCAAGCTCGAGAAGATGGGCTACAAGGGGGTCGAGACCACCGAGCTGATCCTCGAGGGCCACCAGATCGCCGCCGACCAGATCCTTGGCGGAGACCCGGGCAAGGGCTTCTTCCAGATGATGGACGGCGTCGAGGTCGGCCGTGTCAACGTCGCGGCCCGTGCCTGCGGCCTGGCCTGGCGGGGCTTCGAGCTCGGCATCGCCTACGCCCAGCAGCGCAAGACCTTCGGCAAGGTCATCGCCGACCACCAGGCCGTGCTCTTCCGCCTCGCCGACATGGCCACCAAGGTCGAGACCGCACACACCATGATGGTTCGCGCTGCCCGTCTCAAGGACACCGGCCGACGGATGGACGTCGAGGCGGGGATGGCCAAGATGGTGGCCTCCGAGTACGCGAACGAGGTCGTCGAGGACTCCTTCCGCATCCACGGCGGCTACGGCTACTCGAAGGAGTACGAGATCGAGCGCCTGATGCGTGAGGTCAAGTTCATGCTCATCGGTGAAGGCACCTCCGACATCCAGAAGATGATCATCGGACGCAGCCTGCTCAAGGACTACAAGCTCAAGGGCTGA